The region TGGATATGCTCGCCGGGCATGGCTGGCTTGAACAACCGGCGAATGCCAAACCGGATCAGGAGTGGATTTACCATAAGCAACAATTTTCCAATGGCGAAAGACACTGCGGGGCTCAGATGTTTGCCTATGATGTCGATGGCGACGGTAAGAATGACCTTATTACTTCCGGAAACGCTCACGGCTACGGTCTCTACTGGTTCAAGAACATCGATAACAAAAAATTCGAAAAGCAAACCATTATGGGAGCCACCCCGCAAGATAATAAATTCGGTGTCAAGTTTAGCCAGCTACACGCCCTGAAACTAATTGATATGGATAAGGATGGCCTCTTGGATATCGTCACGGGTAAAAAGTATTGGGCACATGGCCCCAAAGGTGATGCCGAACCGATGGCACCGGCCGTCCTCTACATTTTCAAACTTGTTCGTGAGAATAGCAAGGCTTATTACAAGCCAATCAAAGTCGATGATAATTCCGGAATTGGCTCACAGGTCAATGCCGGGGATGTCAACCAAGACGGCTTAAATGACATCGTGGTCAGTAACAAGAAAGGTGTTTTTGTCTTTCTGCAAAAGCAGTAATAAACCTGAAGCCGTGAGCAGTGGCTGAAAAGCACCTTTAAAACAAGAAAAACCTGTTGGTTTAGAGTCAAAGGAAATGAAACACTTTGTCATTTCAGGTGAGTTTCGCAACAATTATACTGAGTAATAAAAATGACTTTGATCGAAGCTTTAGTCGTGGTGGCTTTACTCGGCATTAACCTAAAGGTTTAAAAAATATGTTTAATTTAAAAATTCTAACTCTCGTATTTCTTGGGTGCAATATGCTCAGCGGCACCGAAAAAAGCGATAAGACGGCCTTTCCTCAACCGTTTAATACCGAGCTGACCCCGAACAAGGTGATGCCTGCTGAGGAGGCTGCTACGGGAATTCGCATGCCGCCCGGTTTTCATGCCACTAGCTTTGCTTCGGAGCCGGCCGTACAACAACCGATTTCCATGACAAGCGATTCGCGGGGGCGACTTTGGGTGGTTGAAAACTATACCTACGGGCAAGGTCGCTTTCTGGATGTTGGTTTAGATAAACTCCGTGATCGCATTCTGATTTTAGAGGATACAGACAATGATGGCCGTCATGACAAGCGAACTGTTTTCTGGGACGGGGGGCAAAAGTTAACTAGCATTGTTCTTGGCCGGGGTGGCGTTTGGGTTTTGGCTTTGCCGGAATTGCTTTTTATCCCCGATGCCAACGGTGACGACATTCCCGATGGCGAACCCGAGGTAATCCTCGATGGCTTTAATTTTAAGAAAGGTGCTCATACTGTGGCAAATGGGCTGCGCTGGGGCCCCGATAACTGGCTTTACGGACGGCAAGGGATTATGCCGTACTCAAAGGTGGGGAAACCGGGTTCTCCCGACCAAGAGCGCACGCCTTTGAATGTCGGTATTTGGCGTTATCATCCGGAAAGGGAAGTCTTTGAAATCGTGGCACGGGGAACAACTAATCCCTGGGGTATGGATTGGGACGAGCATGGAGAACTATTTTTCATCAACACCGTAATTGGTCATCTCTGGCATGTCATTCCTGGCGCCCGCTACCGGCGCATGATGGGTCTGGATTCCGATCCACGTATCTATGGGGTCATCGAGCAGACCGCTGACCACGTTCATTGGGCCGTCGAGGAGGACTGGACCGATGTACGTGCGGGCGTGACGGGTGCGACTATGGAAGCTGGAGGAGGCCATGCCCACACTGGCTTACTTTTTTATCAGGGTTCCCAGTGGCCAAAGGAATGGAATGGTCGATTGTTGACGATGAACTTCCATGGCCGGCGTTTCAACGTAGAACATGTGGAGCGCAAAGGGACCGGTTATGTGGCTCATCATGGCGAGGATAATTTCTTTTTTTCGGACCCTTGGTTTCGGGGTATTGACCTGATTCCCGCCCCGGATGGCGGAATCTTCGTCAGTGATTGGAGCGACACAGGCGAATGTCACGATCACGATGGCGTTCATCGCCTGAGCGGTCGCATTTACAAGATTAGCTACGGAGCCTCTGAGCCCTTGAAATTTTCAGACCTCAAAAGTCTCGCTAATAAGGAACTCGCTCAACTGGCGCTCTCAAACAACGTTTGGCAGGAACGCATGAGCCGGCAGATTCTCGCCGACCGGGCTGCGGATGGCCAAGAAATGAGCTTGGCTATGGCCCACTTGCAAAAGTCTCTGGGCGCAGATGGTGCTGAAACGACGCAGCGCTTACGGGCGCTTTGGGCGCTCCATGCGATAAACGCTACGACCTGGGATCAATTGCTAGCCTTGCTCGATGCCGAGCCTGAATCCATTCGCGCCTGGGCACTCCGTTTGCTGGAAGACGGCAGTCATAATTCCGAAGTATGGCGAAAAAATTTCCTGAGCCTTGCAAAGAATCGCCTGGGCCGCATGGCGGCAGCTGAAGCGAGTGGGCTTGTCCGCGTTACCTTGGCCTCGCTCTTACAAAAGCTTCCTTTGAAGCTGCGGCCGGCGCTGGCAGAGCCCTTGCTTGCGCGACAAGAGGATGCCGACGACCACAATCAACCCGTTATGCTTTGGTGCGGAATTTATGAAACCGCCGATCTCAATGATGGCCGTTTCGAGAGCTTAATCCTCGATGCCTCATTTCCACTGATTCAGCGCTGGGGCGCTCGTCTACTCACGGAGGAAATCGATCGCCACCCAGAGCGTATTGCCCGGCTACTGACAAAAGTTTCCGAGCGGAAAGACGCCGTAAGTCAAAAGGCAATTCTCGATGGTCTCGCCGATGGACTTAGCGGCCGAAAAAAAGTTGAGAAACCATCTTCTTGGGATTTGCTTGTCTCCCGTATTAGCGAGAGTGCTGATGAGGAGGTTCAATACCGCTTGCATACCTTGGGGGCCGTTTTTGGTGATGGACTGGCGATTAGTGGGTTGCGTGAGATTGCCTTAAATCCAAAGAACTCGCTTATGCAGCGGCAGCCGGCCCTGAAGGCCTTGGTTGATGCTCAGATACCTGGCCTTCGGGAAGTCTGCGAACAAGTCCTTAAAGTTGAAGGCCTTACTCTTACAGCGGTCCGGGGACTCGCTTTGTTTAAGGATCCCGCTATAGCCAAGCTGCTCGTCGATAGTTGGCCTAGTTTTACGGGAAAAATCCGCAGACCAATAACGCGGACTTTGATAACGCGCTCGACATGGGTGCCTTATCTGCTCGATGGACTGGAGAAAGGAACCATCAAGACAACTCAGTTTCGTGCCTATGAGATTCGCCAAATTCGCAGTTTAGGGGATCCTCGAATCACCCAGCGCTTCAACGAATTGATGAACTTGGAACCACCAAAGGCAGGGTCTAAAGAAGGATCTGAAGATTTCGCCAAGTGGCGAAAGACCCTTACGCCGGATACCTTGGCTAAAGCGGATATCGTCAAGGGTAAAGCCCTATTTAATGTACTTTGCACGGCTTGTCACAAAATGAATGGCGCCGGAGGAGAGATCGGTCCGGATCTTACGGGTGCCGCCCGCGATAACTTGGAGTATTTACTGGGAAATATATTAACACCCAGCGCCGTGGTCGCGAAAGATTATCAGCAAGTTACTGTGAAACTCAAGGATGGGCGCGTTCTCGGTGGAACCGAGCAAACGAGTTCCAAAAATGTGTTCCGCTTGAAAACCGTGAGCGCTGTAATGAATATCGATCGCGCTGAGATTTTAGATGTGAAAAGATCTCAAACTTCCATGATGCCTCCGGGGCTTCTTAATTCTCTCAGTGAAGAACAGGTCCGAGATTTAATAGCCTTTCTGATGCGGAAGTAAGTCTAAGGCATGAACCTTAAAACAAGGATACAATAAGATGAAACTGTTCAAGCATACTCTGGCATCTACTTTCCTGACGGCCCTGATCATTGTTAGCGTATCGTACGACAGCGAAGAGAATGCGAAGGCCAGAGGCAGATAAGCGCCCATTTGCCTCCGAAGACAAAAAACACAAGAACAATGAATCGAATTAAAATGACAAACCGAACAAGGAAAACCAAATGAAAAATATCTGTTGCACCATGGCTCTTGCCGGCTTTTCACTACTCCTAAACAGTACTGCCGCTGCGCCCAAGGACGCTGGAGCGTCACGCTCACCTAACATCATCTTTATTATAACGGATGACCATGGTTTTAATGATCTCGAAGCGACGGATCTGCGCGATGAGGTTGATATGCCGAATATCCACAAGCTGACGAGTAACGGTGCGCTGATGACGCAGGCCTATTGCACCGCGCCGCAGTGCGTACCATCACGGGCCGGCATTGTGACGGGGCGCTACCAGCAGAAGTTCGGCTTGGAGCGCAATGGCGAAGGACCCTTGCCGAAGAACCAACAGTCGATCGCTATGCGCCTAAAAAAGCGGGGCTATAAAACCGGCCATGTGGGCAAATGGCATCTGGAGCCCAATCGCAAGACAACAAAATGGTTCGAAGAGACCGGCTGCACCAGTATGGCCGACGCGCCTAAAGAAGCGGTCAATGCGCATCGTCCGCAGGGATTCGGCTACGATGAATATGCTCAGGGATCCGGTAATACATACTGGTCGAACTTTGACGTAAACGGAAAGTCGCTCAAACCGCAGCAAATCAATTACAAGATCTATGAGAAAAGAGCCCACACGAATAAATTTCGCCTCCAGATTCAAACCGAGCTGGCGCTGAATTTCATTGAACGACATGCGCCAAAGCCCGACCCGTTTTTCCTGTATCTCGCCTATTACGGCCCGCACTCGCCTCTGAACGCGCCGAAGTCGCTGACCGATCAAGTGCTGTCAGCTGAGGCCTTGGCTACCAAAGGATACGACAACACCAAGAAACCGTATACAAACCGAAGTAATTTTGCCCGGCCTTACACGGAGGCCGAAGTGCGACAGCAGGGGTTGGCCTTGCTCAAGGGCATCGATAACGGCGTTGGCAAAATTATCCAGCAGCTGGAAAAATCGGGCGAGCTGGATAATACCATCCTCTTTTTTATGGGCGACAATGGCGCGC is a window of Lentisphaera araneosa HTCC2155 DNA encoding:
- a CDS encoding PVC-type heme-binding CxxCH protein, translating into MFNLKILTLVFLGCNMLSGTEKSDKTAFPQPFNTELTPNKVMPAEEAATGIRMPPGFHATSFASEPAVQQPISMTSDSRGRLWVVENYTYGQGRFLDVGLDKLRDRILILEDTDNDGRHDKRTVFWDGGQKLTSIVLGRGGVWVLALPELLFIPDANGDDIPDGEPEVILDGFNFKKGAHTVANGLRWGPDNWLYGRQGIMPYSKVGKPGSPDQERTPLNVGIWRYHPEREVFEIVARGTTNPWGMDWDEHGELFFINTVIGHLWHVIPGARYRRMMGLDSDPRIYGVIEQTADHVHWAVEEDWTDVRAGVTGATMEAGGGHAHTGLLFYQGSQWPKEWNGRLLTMNFHGRRFNVEHVERKGTGYVAHHGEDNFFFSDPWFRGIDLIPAPDGGIFVSDWSDTGECHDHDGVHRLSGRIYKISYGASEPLKFSDLKSLANKELAQLALSNNVWQERMSRQILADRAADGQEMSLAMAHLQKSLGADGAETTQRLRALWALHAINATTWDQLLALLDAEPESIRAWALRLLEDGSHNSEVWRKNFLSLAKNRLGRMAAAEASGLVRVTLASLLQKLPLKLRPALAEPLLARQEDADDHNQPVMLWCGIYETADLNDGRFESLILDASFPLIQRWGARLLTEEIDRHPERIARLLTKVSERKDAVSQKAILDGLADGLSGRKKVEKPSSWDLLVSRISESADEEVQYRLHTLGAVFGDGLAISGLREIALNPKNSLMQRQPALKALVDAQIPGLREVCEQVLKVEGLTLTAVRGLALFKDPAIAKLLVDSWPSFTGKIRRPITRTLITRSTWVPYLLDGLEKGTIKTTQFRAYEIRQIRSLGDPRITQRFNELMNLEPPKAGSKEGSEDFAKWRKTLTPDTLAKADIVKGKALFNVLCTACHKMNGAGGEIGPDLTGAARDNLEYLLGNILTPSAVVAKDYQQVTVKLKDGRVLGGTEQTSSKNVFRLKTVSAVMNIDRAEILDVKRSQTSMMPPGLLNSLSEEQVRDLIAFLMRK
- a CDS encoding sulfatase family protein codes for the protein MKNICCTMALAGFSLLLNSTAAAPKDAGASRSPNIIFIITDDHGFNDLEATDLRDEVDMPNIHKLTSNGALMTQAYCTAPQCVPSRAGIVTGRYQQKFGLERNGEGPLPKNQQSIAMRLKKRGYKTGHVGKWHLEPNRKTTKWFEETGCTSMADAPKEAVNAHRPQGFGYDEYAQGSGNTYWSNFDVNGKSLKPQQINYKIYEKRAHTNKFRLQIQTELALNFIERHAPKPDPFFLYLAYYGPHSPLNAPKSLTDQVLSAEALATKGYDNTKKPYTNRSNFARPYTEAEVRQQGLALLKGIDNGVGKIIQQLEKSGELDNTILFFMGDNGAPLSTKSWDGSVNDPWIGSKGIILEGGARIPYFVYWKGVIEAQVFKKAVNTLDAGATAVALAGGDPSKDSMLDGVDLMPFLTGKNQRELNRYIYQRYMNTAAIIDGKYKFMTHENGEELLFDVSLDAPGKHNAAKELHETVNLINKMPEKAAELRKALADWKNDLPVPKYEGGYHDSLLDFIEKQRGAPGTARRR